In a single window of the Elaeis guineensis isolate ETL-2024a chromosome 4, EG11, whole genome shotgun sequence genome:
- the LOC105043615 gene encoding 14 kDa proline-rich protein DC2.15, with product MASKTSASAALFLALNLLFFALVSGCGVCPGPTPKPPSPRPPSPKPPSPKPSPSPSKGKCPIDTLKLGVCANVLNGLINLTLGKPPKKPCCSLIKGLADLEAAVCLCTALKANILGANLNIPIDLSLLINYCGKKVPTGFQCS from the coding sequence ATGGCATCCAAGACCTCAGCATCAGCTGCTCTCTTCCTTGCTCTCaacctccttttctttgctctggtTAGCGGCTGTGGTGTTTGCCCGGGCCCAACCCCCAAGCCTCCAAGCCCCAGGCCCCCCAGTCCAAAGCCACCGAGCCCAAAGCCGAGCCCGAGCCCCTCCAAGGGCAAGTGCCCCATTGACACCCTCAAGCTAGGCGTATGCGCCAACGTGCTCAACGGCCTCATCAACCTCACTCTCGGCAAGCCACCTAAGAAGCCATGCTGCTCTCTCATCAAAGGCCTCGCCGACCTCGAGGCCGCCGTGTGCCTCTGCACCGCACTTAAGGCCAATATTCTCGGCGCTAACCTCAACATTCCTATCGACCTCAGCTTGCTCATCAACTACTGTGGGAAAAAGGTCCCCACCGGTTTCCAGTGCTCTTAA